The genomic segment AAAAGGAAGCTTTAATTCTTCATGAACTAAGAGTAAGAAAAAGTAAATTCTTAGAAGAAAAAATATTAAGAGAACTTACGTTTGTTGGTCTTGAAAAATCAAGAATGGAAATAAGTATAGTTCGTCAAGAAGAGTTTAATGAGAAGGGATTTGATGAGGTTAGTTTTTTAATATCTACAAACCCAGGAGAACCGCTTATGCCACTTGAAAAAGTATTATCAGGTGGAGAACTGTCAAGAATAATGCTGGCTTTAAAATGTGTTTTTGCTGAGAAGGATGAAATACCAACATTAATTTTTGATGAAATAGATACAGGAATAAGTGGAGCAGTTGCACAAAGAGTTGGAGAAAAGATGTATCAACTATCAGATACACATCAAGTTTTATGCATAACTCATTTACCGCAAATTGCTGTATTATCTGATCATCATTATTTTGTTATGAAAAAAGTTAAAGATAACAAAACATTTACAAGGATAAAGATTTTAGAAAAAGAAGAAAAGGAACTTGAGATAAGTAAAATGTTGGCAGGAGACGATGTAACAGAAGCTACATTAAATAATGTTAAGGAAATGATAAAATTAAGTGAACTAAAAAAGCTAGAAATTAAAAAATAAATACATATAGAAAATAAAATTGGTAAAAATAAAACCATGTAATTGCATGGTTTTATTTTTTTATTTTTATAATTTTGGAAATTTATATATAAAGTAAAAGAAATAAAGTTATATACTTTTAAAATTTAGTATAAGCTAAATTTTTTGACTACAATAACAAAGTTCTTATAGGATAAGACTTGAGTGCAGTGGGAAAATTAAAATTAGTAAGTAAAGGAGGAGAGAAATATGAAGAAAAAAATTTTATGTGCTACTAGTTTAATTATGACTCCAATCCTTATTCTAATTTTATTTACCACAATGAGCATAAGGAAATTACCAAGTAAGATTTATACAAGAGATGAAAAGACAGTACAATCAATTGCACCCATAGGAAACACCATAAGTAAGATTGGTAATAACGATAATGAGTATGAGATAAAATTTTTGGGAATGATTCCTCTGAAAGCTGTCGAAGTACAAAAAATTAAAGATTTAGAAATATATCCAGGCGGAAATCCAGTCGGAGTTAGAGTGAATAGTGAAGGCGTGATTATTGTTGGATATTCTGAAATTGAAATCAATAATAAAAAGGAAGAAAGTCCTGGTAAGGCTGCTGGGCTTGAAATTGGTGATGTAATACTAAGAGTAAATGGTGAAAATATGGAGAATTCCATGGATTTATTAAAAACAATTAAAGAATGTGATAATGAAAGTATAAAGGTTGATATTTTAAGAAATGGTGAGAATCTTACAAAAACAATACATCTAAAAAAAGAAAATAATAAAGATTATAAAATAGGATTATGGATAAGAGACTCGACTGCAGGAGTGGGAACAATGACTTTCTTTGATCCAAGTACTAAAAAGTTCGGAGCATTAGGACATCCGATAACAGATGCAGACACAAATGAACCATTTTTAGTAAAGAAAGGAGACTTATTAGAGTCATCTATAATAAGTGTTAGAAAAGGAGAAAAAGGATCTCCAGGTGAATTGAAAGGAATTTTTTTAAATGAAGAGACACCAACTGGAAATATTGAAAAAAATACTCAAAGTGGAATTTTTGGTGAAATCAAAAATGCTCAAGCATTAAATAATAAAATTAAACCTCTTAAAGTTGGGTTTAGAGATGAAATATCTGTAGGAAAAGCTAAAATAATTACAACAGTAGATGAGAGTGGTCCACAAGAATTCGACATTGAGATTGAAAAGACTTTAAATCAATCTATTCCAGGGTCAAAAAGCATGGTAATAAAAATTACTGATCCAAGGTTGTTACAAAAAACAGGTGGAATTGTTCAAGGAATGAGTGGAAGTCCTATAATTCAAAATGATAAAATAGTTGGAGCGGTCACTCACGTACTAATAAATAAACCTGATACTGGCTATGGTATTTATATAGAATGGATGCTTCAAGAGGCAGGAATAATAAAATAAAAACAAATGATGATAGGTAGCGTATTTAAAAATCGCTACCTATCATCATTTGCTTTCGTTTTGAGTTTGATATA from the Clostridium beijerinckii genome contains:
- the spoIVB gene encoding SpoIVB peptidase yields the protein MKKKILCATSLIMTPILILILFTTMSIRKLPSKIYTRDEKTVQSIAPIGNTISKIGNNDNEYEIKFLGMIPLKAVEVQKIKDLEIYPGGNPVGVRVNSEGVIIVGYSEIEINNKKEESPGKAAGLEIGDVILRVNGENMENSMDLLKTIKECDNESIKVDILRNGENLTKTIHLKKENNKDYKIGLWIRDSTAGVGTMTFFDPSTKKFGALGHPITDADTNEPFLVKKGDLLESSIISVRKGEKGSPGELKGIFLNEETPTGNIEKNTQSGIFGEIKNAQALNNKIKPLKVGFRDEISVGKAKIITTVDESGPQEFDIEIEKTLNQSIPGSKSMVIKITDPRLLQKTGGIVQGMSGSPIIQNDKIVGAVTHVLINKPDTGYGIYIEWMLQEAGIIK